Proteins from a single region of Salmo trutta unplaced genomic scaffold, fSalTru1.1, whole genome shotgun sequence:
- the LOC115181372 gene encoding TBC1 domain family member 31 isoform X3 produces the protein MQTTDIGNKEEGKVWHRKPTPSNTGVMVTVIRSAAAYQSKTVRFLHVTFDTTGDSFLAGDHHGNIYVFDITRNRFRLVQKTGQACTALAFNLRRTTEFLVALADYSIKCFDKDTKQLVSWMRGHEGAVSSVSVHGSGRYAISTSADTAQLWDLDTFQRKRKLNVRQSVGIQRVFFLPLSNTILSCFNDDSIFAWESDTLFCKYQLPVPDEGPRIHYKAFAVTRDGKILVAGGRSNLLHLWCLDTRQLLRVVQMPPKVRTVRQLEFLPDSFDGGASQTLGVLSQDGVMRFINIQTCKLLFNIGSHDDAITAATVSPNGRHIVTIMDNGSLNIYSVQCLTQDYNKPPPSLVKVVSGGECSALTMKVKSEAVQRPAKTSGRRVNTKVLRPPAVPMTEDKENELPDGLNKKRLVTLLKAFGEYPAKYRMFVWRSLLRLPENHAAFSSLTDKGLHSAYLSIQERYPIKSHKLQRGLQRVLSALAHWAAIFGETDYLPLVAFPFVKLFQNNPLLCFEVVATTIVNWCQHWFEYFPNPPLNILSMAENVLAHHDKELLQHLIDCGVTSQLYVWPLLETLFSEVLTRDEWLKLFDNVFSNHPAFLLVSVVSYVTCCRAPLLLCSHKEDFEYFFHHRNNLDVSAAIKETYRLMESTPADIHPRNMLDDFQPLTRGQYPVFNKYPTYIVEYQSQERERIRQQEVDYLRERSDCIIGILSFLWHSRTPAKTIRQAVQELRAEVVQRQAEDEAWYTQQELLQQAEEKRRDILQQEESKLAEQRTRLTAMKRELKVKELQLMDAARRRFLKHQQDQRLTELHRLDEQIQRKMNTRDQETAAAVQDIQVRQMELEAQRRLFEQQLAKEQVRVTQEVRAEVDTRRHRSEVEETTFQHLLNNDTDVSLGTKKVLEECLAEAGQLGVDTEWQAEVMRRLDQEDADRDRHYHHLAGLHRETRTKEQQLVNIMEDVEGQRWEEVVSQKAQLEEERQAAATAEANRRVFLSQEEEETEQHRDNLRRSQDHSLSQQWEMRARSPCSTSGLLHNPVASPGQSQQRHSPNNICLNNQSTSDDSICFSLDRGRGELDCRERELMQDIRELRQKLAARGKNSNSTTSQ, from the exons ATGCAAACGACCGACATTGGAAACAAGGAGGAGGGAAAAGTATGGCATCGAAAACCAACACCAAGTAATACTGG GGTCATGGTCACAGTGATTCGCAGTGCAGCTGCCTACCAGTCCAAAACAGTCCGCTTCCTTCATGTCACCTTTGACACTACTGGGGACTCTTTCCTGGCTGGAGACCACCATGGGAATATTTATGTCTTTGACATCACCAGAAACAG gtttaGACTTGTTCAGAAAACTGGTCAAGCTTGCACTGCCTTGGCTTTCAACTTGCGCAGAACAACGGAATTCTTGGTTGCTCTTGCAGACTACTCCATCAAGTGCTTTGACAAAG ATACGAAGCAGCTGGTGAGCTGGATGCGGGGTCACGAGGGGGCGGTATCCTCCGTGTCGGTCCATGGCTCTGGCCGCTACGCCATCAGTACGTCAGCTGACACGGCTCAGCTCTGGGACCTGGACACCTTCCAGAGGAAGAGGAAACTCAATGTCCGTCAGTCTGTCGGCATACAGAGG GTGTTCTTTCTTCCTCTGAGTAACACCATCCTCAGCTGTTTCAACGATGACTCCATCTTTGCCTGGGAGAGTGACACGTTGTTCTGCAAATACCAGCTGCCTGTTCCTGATGAGGGACCCAGGATACACTACAAGGCATTTGCTGTCACACG TGATGGGAAGATTCTGGTTGCAGGGGGCAGATCCAACCTTCTCCATCTGTGGTGTCTGGACACCAGGCAGCTGCTTAGAGTGGTCCAGATGCCTCCCAAGGTCCGCACTGTCAGACAGCTGGAGTTCCTACCAGACAGCTTCGATGGTGGGGCCAGCCAG ACTCTTGGGGTGCTGAGTCAGGATGGTGTGATGCGTTTCATCAACATCCAGACCTGCAAGCTGCTCTTCAACATCGGATCCCATGATGACGCCATCACCGCAGCCACTGTCAGTCCCAACGGACGCCATATTGTCACGATAATGGATAATGGCAGCCTGAACATCTACAGTGTTCAGTGTCTGACCCAGGACTACAACAAG CCTCCTCCGTCCCTGGTCAAAGTGGTGTCTGGAGGAGAGTGTTCGGCTCTGACGATGAAGGTGAAGTCAGAAGCGGTCCAGCGGCCGGCCAAAACCTCTGGTCGACGAGTCAATACCAAAGTCCTGAGGCCTCCAGCTGTCCCCATGACAGAGGATAAagag AATGAACTGCCTGACGGTCTAAACAAGAAGAGACTTGTGACGTTACTGAAGGCATTTGGAGAATATCCAGCTAAATACAG GATGTTTGTGTGGAGGTCCCTCCTGCGTCTGCCAGAGAACCACGCAGCCTTCAGCAGTCTGACCGATAAAGGCCTGCACTCTGCCTACCTCAGCATCCAGGAGCGATACCCCATCAAGAGCCACAAACTGCAGCGGGGACTTCAAAG AGTGTTGTCTGCACTAGCCCACTGGGCGGCCATCTTTGGAGAGACGGACTACCTCCCTCTGGTGGCGTTTCCCTTCGTCAAGCTCTTCCAGAATAACCCACTGCTCTGTTTTGAAGTGGTTGCCACCACTATAg TGAACTGGTGCCAGCACTGGTTTGAATACTTCCCCAACCCTCCTCTCAACATACTGAGCATGGCAGAGAATGTTCTGGCTCACCATGACAAGGAACTGCTGCAGCACCTCATCGACTGTGGAGTCACCTCTCAG ctgtATGTGTGGCCCCTGTTAGAGACTCTGTTCTCTGAGGTGCTGACCAGAGATGAGTGGCTCAAACTGTTTGACAACGTCTTCTCTAACCATCCTGCCTTCTTATTGGTATCTGTGGTCTCCTATGTCACCTGCTGCCGCGCTCCACTACTGCTCTGCAGCCACAAAGAGGACTTTGAG tattTCTTCCATCACCGTAACAACCTGGACGTCAGCGCCGCGATAAAGGAGACATACAGGCTGATGGAGAGCACCCCAGCAGACATCCACCCCAGGAACATGCTGGATGACTTTCAGCCTCTGACCAGGGGACAGTACCCTGTCTTCAACAAGTACCCCACCTACATAGTGGAGTACCagtctcaggagagagagaggatacgcCAGCAGGAGGTGGACTACCTCAGAGAGAGGTCAGATTGTATCATTGGCATCTTATCCTTTCTGTGGCATTCTAGAACACCGGCAAAGACAATAAG gCAGGCGGTGCAGGAACTGCGTGCGGAGGTGGTTCAGAGGCAGGCTGAGGACGAGGCGTGGTACACCCAGCAGGAGTTACTGCAGCAGGCTGAGGAGAAACGCAGGGACATCCTACAGCAGGAGGAGAGCAAGCTGGCTGAACAGAGAACCAG GTTAACAGCCATGAAGCGTGAGTTGAAGGTGAAGGAGCTGCAGCTGATGGATGCTGCCAGGAGACGCTTCCTGAAACACCAGCAGGACCAGAGACTGACTGAACTACACAGACTGGACGAGCAGATACAGAGGAAG ATGAACACCAGAGACCAGGAGACGGCAGCAGCAGTACAGGATATACAAGTCAGACAGATGGAGCTGGAAGCACAGAGACGGCTGTTTGAACAG CAACTGGCCAAGGAGCAGGTGCGTGTGACTCAGGAGGTCAGAGCAGAGGTGGATACCAGGAGACACAGGTCAGAGGTTGAGGAGACCACCTTCCAACACCTCCTTAACAACGACACTGACGTCAGCCTGGGAACCAAGAAG GTTCTAGAGGAGTGTTTAGCTGAAGCAGGCCAGCTGGGAGTGGACACCGAGTGGCAGGCTGAGGTGATGAGGCGTCTAGACCAGGAGGATGCAGACCGGGACAGACACTACCACCATCTGGCTGGACTACACAGAGAGACCCGCACCAAGGAGCAGCAGCTGGTTAACATCATGGAGGATGTAGAGGGACAGAGG TGGGAGGAGGTGGTGTCTCAGAAGGCCCAGCTAGAAGAGGAGAGGCAGGCTGCAGCCACAGCTGAGGCCAACCGGAGAGTCTTCCTCAGCCAAGAGGAAGAGGAGACCGAGCAGCACAGAGACAACCTCCGCAGGAGCCAGGACCACTCACTCA GTCAACAGTGGGAGATGAGAGCCAGGTCTCCGTGCTCTACTAGTGGCCTGCTTCACAATCCTGTTGCTTCTCCTGGTCAGTCTCAACAACGTCACAGTCCCAACAACATCTGTCTAAACAACCAGTCCACCTCAGACGACTCCATTTGCT TCTCTCTGGACCGGGGTCGAGGGGAGCTggactgcagagagagggagttgaTGCAGGACATCAGAGAGCTGCGACAGAAACTGGCGGCCCGCGGCAAAAACTcaaactctaccacctcccagtaa
- the LOC115181372 gene encoding TBC1 domain family member 31 isoform X1 produces the protein MQTTDIGNKEEGKVWHRKPTPSNTGVMVTVIRSAAAYQSKTVRFLHVTFDTTGDSFLAGDHHGNIYVFDITRNRFRLVQKTGQACTALAFNLRRTTEFLVALADYSIKCFDKDTKQLVSWMRGHEGAVSSVSVHGSGRYAISTSADTAQLWDLDTFQRKRKLNVRQSVGIQRVFFLPLSNTILSCFNDDSIFAWESDTLFCKYQLPVPDEGPRIHYKAFAVTRDGKILVAGGRSNLLHLWCLDTRQLLRVVQMPPKVRTVRQLEFLPDSFDGGASQTLGVLSQDGVMRFINIQTCKLLFNIGSHDDAITAATVSPNGRHIVTIMDNGSLNIYSVQCLTQDYNKPPPSLVKVVSGGECSALTMKVKSEAVQRPAKTSGRRVNTKVLRPPAVPMTEDKENELPDGLNKKRLVTLLKAFGEYPAKYRMFVWRSLLRLPENHAAFSSLTDKGLHSAYLSIQERYPIKSHKLQRGLQRVLSALAHWAAIFGETDYLPLVAFPFVKLFQNNPLLCFEVVATTIVNWCQHWFEYFPNPPLNILSMAENVLAHHDKELLQHLIDCGVTSQLYVWPLLETLFSEVLTRDEWLKLFDNVFSNHPAFLLVSVVSYVTCCRAPLLLCSHKEDFEYFFHHRNNLDVSAAIKETYRLMESTPADIHPRNMLDDFQPLTRGQYPVFNKYPTYIVEYQSQERERIRQQEVDYLRERSDCIIGILSFLWHSRTPAKTIRQAVQELRAEVVQRQAEDEAWYTQQELLQQAEEKRRDILQQEESKLAEQRTRLTAMKRELKVKELQLMDAARRRFLKHQQDQRLTELHRLDEQIQRKMNTRDQETAAAVQDIQVRQMELEAQRRLFEQQLAKEQVRVTQEVRAEVDTRRHRSEVEETTFQHLLNNDTDVSLGTKKVLEECLAEAGQLGVDTEWQAEVMRRLDQEDADRDRHYHHLAGLHRETRTKEQQLVNIMEDVEGQRWEEVVSQKAQLEEERQAAATAEANRRVFLSQEEEETEQHRDNLRRSQDHSLSQQWEMRARSPCSTSGLLHNPVASPGQSQQRHSPNNICLNNQSTSDDSICCFSRSVLQQKISTEFRSTKTFSVPNVPVPTVILLSVHPYSKSLKSPVMSCFLSLSGPGSRGAGLQREGVDAGHQRAATETGGPRQKLKLYHLPVTTTQTLPPPSNHNTNSTTSQ, from the exons ATGCAAACGACCGACATTGGAAACAAGGAGGAGGGAAAAGTATGGCATCGAAAACCAACACCAAGTAATACTGG GGTCATGGTCACAGTGATTCGCAGTGCAGCTGCCTACCAGTCCAAAACAGTCCGCTTCCTTCATGTCACCTTTGACACTACTGGGGACTCTTTCCTGGCTGGAGACCACCATGGGAATATTTATGTCTTTGACATCACCAGAAACAG gtttaGACTTGTTCAGAAAACTGGTCAAGCTTGCACTGCCTTGGCTTTCAACTTGCGCAGAACAACGGAATTCTTGGTTGCTCTTGCAGACTACTCCATCAAGTGCTTTGACAAAG ATACGAAGCAGCTGGTGAGCTGGATGCGGGGTCACGAGGGGGCGGTATCCTCCGTGTCGGTCCATGGCTCTGGCCGCTACGCCATCAGTACGTCAGCTGACACGGCTCAGCTCTGGGACCTGGACACCTTCCAGAGGAAGAGGAAACTCAATGTCCGTCAGTCTGTCGGCATACAGAGG GTGTTCTTTCTTCCTCTGAGTAACACCATCCTCAGCTGTTTCAACGATGACTCCATCTTTGCCTGGGAGAGTGACACGTTGTTCTGCAAATACCAGCTGCCTGTTCCTGATGAGGGACCCAGGATACACTACAAGGCATTTGCTGTCACACG TGATGGGAAGATTCTGGTTGCAGGGGGCAGATCCAACCTTCTCCATCTGTGGTGTCTGGACACCAGGCAGCTGCTTAGAGTGGTCCAGATGCCTCCCAAGGTCCGCACTGTCAGACAGCTGGAGTTCCTACCAGACAGCTTCGATGGTGGGGCCAGCCAG ACTCTTGGGGTGCTGAGTCAGGATGGTGTGATGCGTTTCATCAACATCCAGACCTGCAAGCTGCTCTTCAACATCGGATCCCATGATGACGCCATCACCGCAGCCACTGTCAGTCCCAACGGACGCCATATTGTCACGATAATGGATAATGGCAGCCTGAACATCTACAGTGTTCAGTGTCTGACCCAGGACTACAACAAG CCTCCTCCGTCCCTGGTCAAAGTGGTGTCTGGAGGAGAGTGTTCGGCTCTGACGATGAAGGTGAAGTCAGAAGCGGTCCAGCGGCCGGCCAAAACCTCTGGTCGACGAGTCAATACCAAAGTCCTGAGGCCTCCAGCTGTCCCCATGACAGAGGATAAagag AATGAACTGCCTGACGGTCTAAACAAGAAGAGACTTGTGACGTTACTGAAGGCATTTGGAGAATATCCAGCTAAATACAG GATGTTTGTGTGGAGGTCCCTCCTGCGTCTGCCAGAGAACCACGCAGCCTTCAGCAGTCTGACCGATAAAGGCCTGCACTCTGCCTACCTCAGCATCCAGGAGCGATACCCCATCAAGAGCCACAAACTGCAGCGGGGACTTCAAAG AGTGTTGTCTGCACTAGCCCACTGGGCGGCCATCTTTGGAGAGACGGACTACCTCCCTCTGGTGGCGTTTCCCTTCGTCAAGCTCTTCCAGAATAACCCACTGCTCTGTTTTGAAGTGGTTGCCACCACTATAg TGAACTGGTGCCAGCACTGGTTTGAATACTTCCCCAACCCTCCTCTCAACATACTGAGCATGGCAGAGAATGTTCTGGCTCACCATGACAAGGAACTGCTGCAGCACCTCATCGACTGTGGAGTCACCTCTCAG ctgtATGTGTGGCCCCTGTTAGAGACTCTGTTCTCTGAGGTGCTGACCAGAGATGAGTGGCTCAAACTGTTTGACAACGTCTTCTCTAACCATCCTGCCTTCTTATTGGTATCTGTGGTCTCCTATGTCACCTGCTGCCGCGCTCCACTACTGCTCTGCAGCCACAAAGAGGACTTTGAG tattTCTTCCATCACCGTAACAACCTGGACGTCAGCGCCGCGATAAAGGAGACATACAGGCTGATGGAGAGCACCCCAGCAGACATCCACCCCAGGAACATGCTGGATGACTTTCAGCCTCTGACCAGGGGACAGTACCCTGTCTTCAACAAGTACCCCACCTACATAGTGGAGTACCagtctcaggagagagagaggatacgcCAGCAGGAGGTGGACTACCTCAGAGAGAGGTCAGATTGTATCATTGGCATCTTATCCTTTCTGTGGCATTCTAGAACACCGGCAAAGACAATAAG gCAGGCGGTGCAGGAACTGCGTGCGGAGGTGGTTCAGAGGCAGGCTGAGGACGAGGCGTGGTACACCCAGCAGGAGTTACTGCAGCAGGCTGAGGAGAAACGCAGGGACATCCTACAGCAGGAGGAGAGCAAGCTGGCTGAACAGAGAACCAG GTTAACAGCCATGAAGCGTGAGTTGAAGGTGAAGGAGCTGCAGCTGATGGATGCTGCCAGGAGACGCTTCCTGAAACACCAGCAGGACCAGAGACTGACTGAACTACACAGACTGGACGAGCAGATACAGAGGAAG ATGAACACCAGAGACCAGGAGACGGCAGCAGCAGTACAGGATATACAAGTCAGACAGATGGAGCTGGAAGCACAGAGACGGCTGTTTGAACAG CAACTGGCCAAGGAGCAGGTGCGTGTGACTCAGGAGGTCAGAGCAGAGGTGGATACCAGGAGACACAGGTCAGAGGTTGAGGAGACCACCTTCCAACACCTCCTTAACAACGACACTGACGTCAGCCTGGGAACCAAGAAG GTTCTAGAGGAGTGTTTAGCTGAAGCAGGCCAGCTGGGAGTGGACACCGAGTGGCAGGCTGAGGTGATGAGGCGTCTAGACCAGGAGGATGCAGACCGGGACAGACACTACCACCATCTGGCTGGACTACACAGAGAGACCCGCACCAAGGAGCAGCAGCTGGTTAACATCATGGAGGATGTAGAGGGACAGAGG TGGGAGGAGGTGGTGTCTCAGAAGGCCCAGCTAGAAGAGGAGAGGCAGGCTGCAGCCACAGCTGAGGCCAACCGGAGAGTCTTCCTCAGCCAAGAGGAAGAGGAGACCGAGCAGCACAGAGACAACCTCCGCAGGAGCCAGGACCACTCACTCA GTCAACAGTGGGAGATGAGAGCCAGGTCTCCGTGCTCTACTAGTGGCCTGCTTCACAATCCTGTTGCTTCTCCTGGTCAGTCTCAACAACGTCACAGTCCCAACAACATCTGTCTAAACAACCAGTCCACCTCAGACGACTCCATTTGCT GTTTTTCCAGATCTGTACTCCAGCAGAAAATATCAACAGAATTCAGATCTACCAAGACATTCAGTGTTCCCAATGTGCCCGTTCCCACTGTAATCTTGCTGAGTGTACATCCATACAGTAAGTCCCTGAAGAGTCCTGTGATGTCTTGTTTTCTCAGTCTCTCTGGACCGGGGTCGAGGGGAGCTggactgcagagagagggagttgaTGCAGGACATCAGAGAGCTGCGACAGAAACTGGCGGCCCGCGGCAAAAACTcaaactctaccacctcccagtaaccacgacacaaactctaccacctcccagtaaccacaACACAAACTcaaccacctcccagtaa
- the LOC115181388 gene encoding derlin-1 — MSDIGDWFKTIPFITRYWFAGSIAVPLIGKLGLISPMYLVLWPENFFHKFQVWRPITSTLYFPVGPGTGFLYLVNLYFLYQYSTRLETGAFDGRPADFVFMLLFNWICIVITGLMMDMQLLMIPLIMSVLYVWAQLNRETIVSFWFGTRFKACYLPWVILGFNYIIGGSVVNELIGNLVGHLYFFLMFKYPMDLGGRSFLSTPDFLYRFLPNRRGGVSGFGAPPSRRPAAPEAGGGGGGGGMGGRHAWGAGFRLGDD, encoded by the exons ATGTCAGATATCGGGGACTGGTTCAAAACAATCCCGTTCATCACCCGGTACTGGTTTGCTGGGTCGATTGCGGTTCCCTTGATAGGTAAACTGGGACTAATCAGTCCCATGTACCTCGTCTTATGGCCAGAGAACTTCTTTCACAAATTTCAG gtaTGGAGACCAATCACCTCCACCCTATACTTCCCTGTGGGCCCTGGAACAGGCTTCCTCTACCTCGTCAATCTTTATTTCCTCTACCAGTACTCTACCAGGCTGGAGACAG GTGCGTTTGATGGGCGACCGGCTGACTTTGTGTTCATGCTGCTGTTCAACTGGATCTGCATCGTT ATAACCGGCTTAATGATGGACATGCAG CTCCTGATGATCCCGTTGATAATGTCGGTCCTGTACGTGTGGGCTCAGCTGAACAGAGAAACCATAGTCTCCTTCTGGTTTGGGACACGCTTCAAAGCATGTTATCTACCCTGGGTCATCCTTGGATTCAACTACATTATTGGGGGCTC TGTTGTCAATGAACTGATTGGGAACCTGGTGGGCCATCTGTACTTCTTCCTGATGTTTAAATACCCCATGGACCTGGGAGGCAGGTCCTTCCTGTCAACACCTGACTTCCT GTACCGCTTCCTGCCCAACAGACGAGGGGGCGTGTCTGGGTTTGGAGCTCCACCCAGCAGGAGACCTGCAGCTCCCGAggccggtggtggtggtggtggaggaggtatgGGAGGACGTCATGCCTGGGGAGCTGGCTTCCGTCTAGGGGATGACTGA
- the LOC115181372 gene encoding TBC1 domain family member 31 isoform X2, producing MQTTDIGNKEEGKVWHRKPTPSNTGVMVTVIRSAAAYQSKTVRFLHVTFDTTGDSFLAGDHHGNIYVFDITRNRFRLVQKTGQACTALAFNLRRTTEFLVALADYSIKCFDKDTKQLVSWMRGHEGAVSSVSVHGSGRYAISTSADTAQLWDLDTFQRKRKLNVRQSVGIQRVFFLPLSNTILSCFNDDSIFAWESDTLFCKYQLPVPDEGPRIHYKAFAVTRDGKILVAGGRSNLLHLWCLDTRQLLRVVQMPPKVRTVRQLEFLPDSFDGGASQTLGVLSQDGVMRFINIQTCKLLFNIGSHDDAITAATVSPNGRHIVTIMDNGSLNIYSVQCLTQDYNKPPPSLVKVVSGGECSALTMKVKSEAVQRPAKTSGRRVNTKVLRPPAVPMTEDKENELPDGLNKKRLVTLLKAFGEYPAKYRMFVWRSLLRLPENHAAFSSLTDKGLHSAYLSIQERYPIKSHKLQRGLQRVLSALAHWAAIFGETDYLPLVAFPFVKLFQNNPLLCFEVVATTIVNWCQHWFEYFPNPPLNILSMAENVLAHHDKELLQHLIDCGVTSQLYVWPLLETLFSEVLTRDEWLKLFDNVFSNHPAFLLVSVVSYVTCCRAPLLLCSHKEDFEYFFHHRNNLDVSAAIKETYRLMESTPADIHPRNMLDDFQPLTRGQYPVFNKYPTYIVEYQSQERERIRQQEVDYLRERQAVQELRAEVVQRQAEDEAWYTQQELLQQAEEKRRDILQQEESKLAEQRTRLTAMKRELKVKELQLMDAARRRFLKHQQDQRLTELHRLDEQIQRKMNTRDQETAAAVQDIQVRQMELEAQRRLFEQQLAKEQVRVTQEVRAEVDTRRHRSEVEETTFQHLLNNDTDVSLGTKKVLEECLAEAGQLGVDTEWQAEVMRRLDQEDADRDRHYHHLAGLHRETRTKEQQLVNIMEDVEGQRWEEVVSQKAQLEEERQAAATAEANRRVFLSQEEEETEQHRDNLRRSQDHSLSQQWEMRARSPCSTSGLLHNPVASPGQSQQRHSPNNICLNNQSTSDDSICCFSRSVLQQKISTEFRSTKTFSVPNVPVPTVILLSVHPYSKSLKSPVMSCFLSLSGPGSRGAGLQREGVDAGHQRAATETGGPRQKLKLYHLPVTTTQTLPPPSNHNTNSTTSQ from the exons ATGCAAACGACCGACATTGGAAACAAGGAGGAGGGAAAAGTATGGCATCGAAAACCAACACCAAGTAATACTGG GGTCATGGTCACAGTGATTCGCAGTGCAGCTGCCTACCAGTCCAAAACAGTCCGCTTCCTTCATGTCACCTTTGACACTACTGGGGACTCTTTCCTGGCTGGAGACCACCATGGGAATATTTATGTCTTTGACATCACCAGAAACAG gtttaGACTTGTTCAGAAAACTGGTCAAGCTTGCACTGCCTTGGCTTTCAACTTGCGCAGAACAACGGAATTCTTGGTTGCTCTTGCAGACTACTCCATCAAGTGCTTTGACAAAG ATACGAAGCAGCTGGTGAGCTGGATGCGGGGTCACGAGGGGGCGGTATCCTCCGTGTCGGTCCATGGCTCTGGCCGCTACGCCATCAGTACGTCAGCTGACACGGCTCAGCTCTGGGACCTGGACACCTTCCAGAGGAAGAGGAAACTCAATGTCCGTCAGTCTGTCGGCATACAGAGG GTGTTCTTTCTTCCTCTGAGTAACACCATCCTCAGCTGTTTCAACGATGACTCCATCTTTGCCTGGGAGAGTGACACGTTGTTCTGCAAATACCAGCTGCCTGTTCCTGATGAGGGACCCAGGATACACTACAAGGCATTTGCTGTCACACG TGATGGGAAGATTCTGGTTGCAGGGGGCAGATCCAACCTTCTCCATCTGTGGTGTCTGGACACCAGGCAGCTGCTTAGAGTGGTCCAGATGCCTCCCAAGGTCCGCACTGTCAGACAGCTGGAGTTCCTACCAGACAGCTTCGATGGTGGGGCCAGCCAG ACTCTTGGGGTGCTGAGTCAGGATGGTGTGATGCGTTTCATCAACATCCAGACCTGCAAGCTGCTCTTCAACATCGGATCCCATGATGACGCCATCACCGCAGCCACTGTCAGTCCCAACGGACGCCATATTGTCACGATAATGGATAATGGCAGCCTGAACATCTACAGTGTTCAGTGTCTGACCCAGGACTACAACAAG CCTCCTCCGTCCCTGGTCAAAGTGGTGTCTGGAGGAGAGTGTTCGGCTCTGACGATGAAGGTGAAGTCAGAAGCGGTCCAGCGGCCGGCCAAAACCTCTGGTCGACGAGTCAATACCAAAGTCCTGAGGCCTCCAGCTGTCCCCATGACAGAGGATAAagag AATGAACTGCCTGACGGTCTAAACAAGAAGAGACTTGTGACGTTACTGAAGGCATTTGGAGAATATCCAGCTAAATACAG GATGTTTGTGTGGAGGTCCCTCCTGCGTCTGCCAGAGAACCACGCAGCCTTCAGCAGTCTGACCGATAAAGGCCTGCACTCTGCCTACCTCAGCATCCAGGAGCGATACCCCATCAAGAGCCACAAACTGCAGCGGGGACTTCAAAG AGTGTTGTCTGCACTAGCCCACTGGGCGGCCATCTTTGGAGAGACGGACTACCTCCCTCTGGTGGCGTTTCCCTTCGTCAAGCTCTTCCAGAATAACCCACTGCTCTGTTTTGAAGTGGTTGCCACCACTATAg TGAACTGGTGCCAGCACTGGTTTGAATACTTCCCCAACCCTCCTCTCAACATACTGAGCATGGCAGAGAATGTTCTGGCTCACCATGACAAGGAACTGCTGCAGCACCTCATCGACTGTGGAGTCACCTCTCAG ctgtATGTGTGGCCCCTGTTAGAGACTCTGTTCTCTGAGGTGCTGACCAGAGATGAGTGGCTCAAACTGTTTGACAACGTCTTCTCTAACCATCCTGCCTTCTTATTGGTATCTGTGGTCTCCTATGTCACCTGCTGCCGCGCTCCACTACTGCTCTGCAGCCACAAAGAGGACTTTGAG tattTCTTCCATCACCGTAACAACCTGGACGTCAGCGCCGCGATAAAGGAGACATACAGGCTGATGGAGAGCACCCCAGCAGACATCCACCCCAGGAACATGCTGGATGACTTTCAGCCTCTGACCAGGGGACAGTACCCTGTCTTCAACAAGTACCCCACCTACATAGTGGAGTACCagtctcaggagagagagaggatacgcCAGCAGGAGGTGGACTACCTCAGAGAGAG gCAGGCGGTGCAGGAACTGCGTGCGGAGGTGGTTCAGAGGCAGGCTGAGGACGAGGCGTGGTACACCCAGCAGGAGTTACTGCAGCAGGCTGAGGAGAAACGCAGGGACATCCTACAGCAGGAGGAGAGCAAGCTGGCTGAACAGAGAACCAG GTTAACAGCCATGAAGCGTGAGTTGAAGGTGAAGGAGCTGCAGCTGATGGATGCTGCCAGGAGACGCTTCCTGAAACACCAGCAGGACCAGAGACTGACTGAACTACACAGACTGGACGAGCAGATACAGAGGAAG ATGAACACCAGAGACCAGGAGACGGCAGCAGCAGTACAGGATATACAAGTCAGACAGATGGAGCTGGAAGCACAGAGACGGCTGTTTGAACAG CAACTGGCCAAGGAGCAGGTGCGTGTGACTCAGGAGGTCAGAGCAGAGGTGGATACCAGGAGACACAGGTCAGAGGTTGAGGAGACCACCTTCCAACACCTCCTTAACAACGACACTGACGTCAGCCTGGGAACCAAGAAG GTTCTAGAGGAGTGTTTAGCTGAAGCAGGCCAGCTGGGAGTGGACACCGAGTGGCAGGCTGAGGTGATGAGGCGTCTAGACCAGGAGGATGCAGACCGGGACAGACACTACCACCATCTGGCTGGACTACACAGAGAGACCCGCACCAAGGAGCAGCAGCTGGTTAACATCATGGAGGATGTAGAGGGACAGAGG TGGGAGGAGGTGGTGTCTCAGAAGGCCCAGCTAGAAGAGGAGAGGCAGGCTGCAGCCACAGCTGAGGCCAACCGGAGAGTCTTCCTCAGCCAAGAGGAAGAGGAGACCGAGCAGCACAGAGACAACCTCCGCAGGAGCCAGGACCACTCACTCA GTCAACAGTGGGAGATGAGAGCCAGGTCTCCGTGCTCTACTAGTGGCCTGCTTCACAATCCTGTTGCTTCTCCTGGTCAGTCTCAACAACGTCACAGTCCCAACAACATCTGTCTAAACAACCAGTCCACCTCAGACGACTCCATTTGCT GTTTTTCCAGATCTGTACTCCAGCAGAAAATATCAACAGAATTCAGATCTACCAAGACATTCAGTGTTCCCAATGTGCCCGTTCCCACTGTAATCTTGCTGAGTGTACATCCATACAGTAAGTCCCTGAAGAGTCCTGTGATGTCTTGTTTTCTCAGTCTCTCTGGACCGGGGTCGAGGGGAGCTggactgcagagagagggagttgaTGCAGGACATCAGAGAGCTGCGACAGAAACTGGCGGCCCGCGGCAAAAACTcaaactctaccacctcccagtaaccacgacacaaactctaccacctcccagtaaccacaACACAAACTcaaccacctcccagtaa